A genomic stretch from Methylophilus medardicus includes:
- the argS gene encoding arginine--tRNA ligase, whose amino-acid sequence MKQTITELILQAVKPLVEDTSSLNVILERPKVADHGDFATNIAMQLAKPLKQNPRAIAQQIIEGLPANNVICKVEIAGAGFINFFVSADSKQAVVQQILQQGSSFGQNQSGQAQNVQVEFVSANPTGPLHVGHGRGAAVGDCLCRLLDANGWTVTREFYYNDAGAQIDNLTKSVLARVQGIAPEDAGFPEDGYRGDYILDIAQAFLAKATVTADDMQVTASGEVTDTESIRKFAVAYLRHEQDLDLQAFQIKFDVFSLESALYSEGKVDHTVSALIASGHTYEQEGALWLRTTDFGDDKDRVMRKKEGGYTYFVPDVAYHREKWGRGFTRVINEQGADHHSTITRVRAGLQALDVGIPQGWPEYVLHQMVTVMRGGEEVKLSKRAGSYVTLRDLIEEVGCDATRYFLAARSPDSQLVFDIDLARAQTNDNPVYYIQYAHARICSVLNQWGGDVTSLAGAEMSPLQSATEAALMQALGQYPEVVSNACEALAPHMIANYLKELASALHSYYNDTKFLVDEPQLKLARLALITATRTVLRNGLTLLGVSAPEKM is encoded by the coding sequence TTGAAACAAACGATCACAGAACTCATTCTACAAGCGGTAAAACCACTGGTAGAAGACACCTCCAGCCTGAATGTCATTCTTGAGCGGCCAAAGGTTGCCGATCATGGTGACTTTGCGACGAATATCGCCATGCAACTGGCAAAGCCATTGAAACAAAATCCGCGCGCAATCGCGCAGCAGATTATTGAGGGGTTGCCTGCTAATAATGTGATCTGCAAAGTTGAAATCGCTGGCGCAGGTTTTATTAACTTTTTTGTTTCAGCGGATAGCAAGCAGGCGGTTGTTCAGCAGATTTTGCAACAAGGCTCAAGCTTTGGTCAAAACCAGAGCGGCCAAGCGCAAAATGTACAGGTTGAATTCGTGTCTGCCAACCCGACTGGACCGCTGCATGTCGGCCATGGCCGCGGCGCCGCCGTGGGGGATTGTTTGTGCCGCTTGCTGGATGCAAATGGCTGGACAGTCACCCGTGAGTTTTACTACAACGATGCCGGGGCCCAAATCGACAATCTAACAAAATCCGTCTTGGCTCGCGTACAAGGGATTGCGCCTGAAGATGCCGGCTTCCCAGAAGATGGTTATCGCGGTGATTACATTCTAGATATTGCCCAGGCCTTCTTAGCCAAGGCCACCGTCACGGCCGACGACATGCAAGTCACGGCAAGCGGCGAGGTGACAGACACCGAATCTATTCGCAAATTTGCCGTGGCCTATTTGCGCCACGAGCAAGACCTTGACTTGCAAGCGTTTCAGATCAAATTTGATGTGTTCTCACTTGAAAGTGCGCTGTATAGCGAAGGCAAGGTCGATCATACGGTGTCGGCATTAATCGCCAGCGGCCACACCTACGAACAAGAAGGTGCTTTATGGTTGCGCACCACCGATTTCGGTGACGACAAAGATCGCGTCATGCGTAAAAAAGAGGGTGGCTATACCTATTTTGTGCCTGATGTGGCTTATCACCGCGAAAAATGGGGACGTGGTTTCACGCGTGTCATTAACGAACAAGGGGCCGACCATCACAGCACCATCACCCGTGTGCGTGCAGGCTTGCAAGCACTCGACGTCGGCATTCCACAAGGTTGGCCAGAATATGTCTTGCACCAGATGGTGACGGTGATGCGTGGCGGTGAAGAGGTCAAACTTTCTAAGCGTGCAGGCAGTTATGTCACCTTGCGTGACCTGATTGAAGAAGTCGGCTGTGATGCTACGCGTTATTTCTTGGCAGCGCGCAGCCCTGACTCACAATTAGTGTTTGATATCGACCTTGCCCGCGCGCAAACCAACGACAACCCGGTGTATTACATTCAATATGCGCATGCCCGTATTTGTAGTGTGCTCAATCAGTGGGGCGGCGACGTTACCAGTTTGGCGGGCGCAGAAATGTCGCCTTTGCAAAGTGCGACCGAGGCAGCCCTGATGCAAGCTCTCGGCCAATACCCTGAAGTGGTCAGCAATGCTTGCGAGGCGTTAGCCCCGCACATGATTGCCAACTATCTCAAGGAACTAGCCAGTGCCTTGCATAGTTATTACAATGACACCAAATTTTTGGTGGATGAGCCGCAGCTTAAATTAGCACGGTTGGCATTGATTACCGCCACCCGTACCGTCCTGCGCAATGGCTTAACTTTACTGGGGGTCAGCGCCCCGGAAAAAATGTAA
- a CDS encoding SPOR domain-containing protein: protein MSRDYKPSQTKAKTKNSGSTFFNGLLVGLFLGVALTVALIIYIKGDHSPFSSTFKKDEGAQELPIKNTVTEEEVKPGSPSIEDPNKFDFYTILPDTESKISEQQVKKNPTIKQESYFVQVGAFAKEDDANNLKTRLALVGFEAFVQTAEIPNKGTMHRVRIGPLNDLAKISKITHDLETNGFQANLIKVNIESSASH, encoded by the coding sequence ATGAGTCGCGACTACAAACCCTCACAAACCAAAGCAAAAACCAAAAATAGTGGCAGTACTTTTTTTAATGGCCTGCTAGTCGGCCTGTTTTTGGGCGTCGCATTGACGGTGGCCTTAATTATTTACATTAAAGGTGACCATAGCCCATTCTCAAGTACTTTTAAAAAAGATGAAGGCGCTCAAGAGCTGCCGATTAAAAACACGGTCACCGAAGAAGAAGTTAAACCGGGCAGCCCGTCGATCGAAGATCCAAACAAGTTTGATTTTTACACCATTCTGCCTGATACCGAGAGCAAGATCAGCGAACAGCAGGTGAAAAAGAATCCAACCATTAAACAAGAGAGTTATTTTGTACAAGTGGGCGCATTTGCCAAAGAAGATGATGCCAACAACCTCAAAACCCGCTTGGCATTGGTTGGCTTTGAAGCCTTTGTGCAAACAGCGGAAATCCCGAATAAAGGCACCATGCACCGCGTTCGCATTGGTCCGCTCAACGATTTGGCCAAAATTAGCAAGATTACTCATGACTTGGAAACCAATGGCTTTCAGGCCAATCTGATCAAAGTGAATATTGAATCCTCAGCCTCGCATTGA